A stretch of DNA from Mesorhizobium onobrychidis:
TCGGTGCTGTCGGCGTTGCAGACGCGCTTGGAAAAGCGGCTCAACCGCTATGGCGGCTTCCTAGAGGCGCGCTCATGATCGGTCTTACTAACATCGAGAAGCGCTTCGGCGACAATCTTGTGCTGAAGGGCGTGACGGTCACCATCGAGGAAGGCAGCGTCACCGCCCTTGTCGGTCCCTCGGGCGGCGGGAAAAGCACGCTTCTGCGCTGCATCAACCTGCTCGAGATCCCGACTTCGGGCACAGTGCGCATCGGCGACGACGCGCTCGAATTCCACCCCGGCAGCAAGGTTTCCGGCAGGGCCATCCAGCGCCTGCGGCTGCAGACCGGCATGGTGTTCCAGAATTTCCAGCTGTTTCCGCACCGCACGGCAATCGAAAATGTCATGGAGGGGCTGGTGACGGTGCTGAAATGGCCGGTCGAGCGAGCGCGCGAGCGGGCGAACGCTCTGCTCGAAAAGGTTGGGATGGCGCACAAGGCCGATGCATGGCCGGCGACGCTGTCAGGCGGCCAGCAGCAACGC
This window harbors:
- a CDS encoding amino acid ABC transporter ATP-binding protein gives rise to the protein MIGLTNIEKRFGDNLVLKGVTVTIEEGSVTALVGPSGGGKSTLLRCINLLEIPTSGTVRIGDDALEFHPGSKVSGRAIQRLRLQTGMVFQNFQLFPHRTAIENVMEGLVTVLKWPVERARERANALLEKVGMAHKADAWPATLSGGQQQRVAIARALAPSPKVLLCDEPTSALDPELAQEVVDVLGKLAREGTTMVMATHDLRLASKIAQEVVFLDAGAIVEKGPAAVLFSNPERQRTKRFIATLKQEAEKEGGGEG